A window of the Pseudodesulfovibrio sp. JC047 genome harbors these coding sequences:
- the rplJ gene encoding 50S ribosomal protein L10, with translation MNRQEKAQIIEQLHEKASRASIAVVTDFKGLSVEEMTILRAKCFEVGVDYQVVKNTLARLALKDTEHGELSEHLKENCAVALGYDDPVALAKALADFGKENKKFSMRFGTLEGQFLDSDSVTELSKMPSKPELLSSVLGTMQAVPRNFVCLFANIERKFLYALTAIKDQKEAA, from the coding sequence ATGAACAGGCAAGAAAAGGCCCAGATCATCGAGCAGTTGCACGAAAAAGCTTCGCGCGCCAGCATCGCCGTCGTCACTGATTTCAAAGGTCTTTCTGTTGAAGAAATGACCATTTTGCGCGCTAAGTGCTTTGAAGTTGGTGTAGACTACCAAGTCGTCAAGAATACCCTGGCCCGGTTGGCTCTCAAGGATACCGAACACGGTGAATTGAGTGAACACTTGAAAGAGAACTGCGCAGTAGCGTTGGGATATGACGATCCAGTCGCCCTTGCTAAAGCGTTGGCTGATTTCGGCAAGGAAAACAAAAAGTTTTCCATGCGTTTCGGTACTCTCGAAGGCCAGTTTCTTGACAGCGACAGCGTCACCGAACTCTCCAAGATGCCCAGCAAGCCTGAGCTGTTGAGTTCTGTACTTGGCACGATGCAAGCAGTCCCACGCAATTTTGTGTGTCTGTTCGCAAACATCGAACGCAAGTTCCTGTATGCCTTGACCGCCATCAAGGATCAAAAAGAAGCTGCGTAA
- the rplK gene encoding 50S ribosomal protein L11 produces MAKKELGKIKLQIPAGSANPSPPVGPALGQHGVNIMEFCKAFNAKTQDQKGLIIPVVITVYQDRSFDFITKTPPASVLLLKAAKLEKGSGEPNKEKVGTVTKAQVQEIAELKMVDLNANDIENAMLQIEGTARSMGIEVKG; encoded by the coding sequence ATGGCCAAGAAAGAATTAGGAAAGATTAAACTGCAGATTCCCGCAGGCAGTGCGAACCCCTCCCCGCCGGTCGGTCCGGCTTTGGGTCAGCACGGCGTGAACATCATGGAATTCTGTAAGGCGTTCAACGCCAAGACTCAGGACCAGAAAGGCCTGATTATCCCGGTTGTCATTACCGTATATCAGGACCGTTCCTTCGATTTTATCACCAAGACTCCTCCGGCATCAGTGCTGCTGCTCAAAGCTGCCAAGTTGGAGAAGGGTTCTGGTGAACCCAACAAAGAAAAGGTCGGCACGGTCACCAAGGCTCAGGTCCAGGAGATCGCCGAACTTAAAATGGTCGATTTGAACGCCAATGACATTGAAAACGCCATGCTTCAGATCGAGGGCACAGCCCGCAGCATGGGTATCGAAGTCAAGGGTTAA
- the rplL gene encoding 50S ribosomal protein L7/L12, protein MADITKEQVVEFIGSMTVLELSEFIKELEDVFGVEAAAPAAAVMAAPVAGAAEAEEQTEFDVILKGAGGNKIAVIKAVRAITGLGLKEAKGLVDGAPKALKEGVSKEEADEAAKQLEEAGADVEVK, encoded by the coding sequence ATGGCTGATATCACCAAAGAACAAGTTGTCGAATTCATCGGCAGCATGACTGTCCTGGAACTGTCCGAATTCATCAAAGAACTGGAAGACGTCTTCGGCGTCGAAGCTGCCGCTCCCGCTGCTGCCGTTATGGCTGCTCCTGTTGCCGGTGCTGCTGAAGCTGAAGAGCAGACCGAGTTCGATGTTATCCTGAAGGGCGCTGGCGGCAACAAGATTGCTGTCATCAAGGCAGTCCGCGCTATCACCGGCCTGGGCTTGAAAGAAGCCAAGGGTCTGGTTGACGGAGCTCCCAAGGCTTTGAAAGAAGGCGTTTCCAAAGAAGAGGCAGACGAAGCCGCAAAGCAGCTTGAAGAAGCTGGCGCAGACGTTGAAGTTAAGTAA
- the rpoC gene encoding DNA-directed RNA polymerase subunit beta', which yields MTLDDLFTLRGAPNAAAQGRNLKAIQISIAAPETIREWSYGEVKKPETINYRTFKPERDGLFCAKIFGPVKDYECNCGKYKRMKHRGIVCEKCGVEVIASKVRRERMGHIELAAPVAHIWFLKTLPSKIGTLLDITMADLEKVLYFDSFIVLDPGETPLKVHQVVSEDQYFQVIDHFGEDALTVGMGAETVRTMLQALDLPTLRAELREESQTTRSQTKKKKITKRLKIVEAFLQSGNKPEWMILEVIPIIPPELRPLVPLDGGRFATSDLNDLYRRVINRNNRLKRLLELGAPEIIIRNEKRMLQEAVDALFDNGRRGRAITGTNGRPLKSLSDMIKGKQGRFRQNLLGKRVDYSGRSVIVVGPKLKLHQCGLPKKMALELFKPFIYSELEKRELATTIKSAKKMVEREDLVVWDILEDVVREYPIMLNRAPTLHRLGIQAFEPLLVEGKAIRLHPLVCSAYNADFDGDQMAVHVPLSMEAQIECRVLMMSTNNILSPSNGTPIINPSQDIVLGLYYLTTPRSFEKGEGMIFSNSEEVISAYDFGAVGIHARITVRINGELVETTTGRIIVSELLPDKVPFKLVNCVLNKKNIAALVTGAYRLAGTKATVILCDRIKDLGYEFATRAGVTIGVKDLKIPDAKAGMLSTANAEVDEIENQFQDGIITRTEKYNKVVDVWTKVTNDISNEMMQEMSTDILTDPKTGKTEVNSSFNPIYMMATSGARGNQDQMRQLAGMRGLMAKPSGEIIESPITASFREGLSVLQYFISTHGARKGLADTALKTANSGYLTRRLVDVVQDVTISEIDCGTVDGLEIGHFMKGGEIKQRLAERVEGRVTMFDTFDEDSGELLIPANTIIDEVYAKKLDESGINSIVIRSGLTCKAKHGICAMCYGRDLARGHLVNVGETVGIIAAQSIGEPGTQLTMRTFHIGGTASKEIESSNIESQHNGRIVTSRMRTVVNAEGHKMVLGKSCQVGIVDEQGREREKYTLPSGARLLVEEGQDVKKGVPLAEWDPYMEPFIVDVSGTIKFKDIVEGKTVQEDRTSKASFTIMEYRTTNYRPSVGLLGEDGVPVKRPGTEIDANFAMPVGAILMVKDGDAVQAGDVIARKPRESSKTKDIVGGLPRVAELFEVRKPKDMGVVSSIDGIVTFGPETKGKRKVVVTPETGDVQEFLIPKGKHITVQEADFVEAGDLLTEGNPELHDILRIKGEKYLARYLVEEIQDVYRFQGVNINDKHIEIIVRQMLKKVSIIDPGSTPFLMGEQVDKLRFMEENAKAVAKGETPAVAQTLVLGITQASLSTDSFISAASFQETTKVLTEASMKGKCDHLRGLKENVIVGRLVPAGTGFRKYTQSRIAVPEQEERADKFLEELEESPLLVDVAQEA from the coding sequence ATGACGTTGGACGATCTGTTCACATTGCGTGGAGCGCCGAATGCTGCTGCCCAAGGGCGTAATTTGAAGGCTATCCAGATATCCATTGCTGCGCCGGAGACCATTCGAGAATGGTCCTACGGTGAGGTTAAAAAGCCTGAAACCATCAACTACCGTACTTTCAAACCGGAACGTGATGGCCTTTTTTGTGCCAAGATTTTCGGTCCCGTGAAGGACTACGAGTGCAACTGCGGCAAGTACAAGCGCATGAAGCACCGTGGTATCGTTTGTGAGAAGTGCGGTGTTGAAGTCATTGCCTCCAAAGTGCGTCGTGAACGCATGGGGCATATCGAGCTTGCCGCACCTGTTGCACACATATGGTTCCTGAAGACGCTGCCTTCCAAGATTGGTACCTTGCTGGACATCACCATGGCCGACTTGGAAAAGGTTTTGTACTTCGACTCGTTCATTGTTCTTGATCCGGGTGAAACCCCGCTCAAGGTGCATCAGGTCGTGTCTGAAGATCAGTACTTCCAGGTTATCGACCATTTTGGTGAAGATGCTTTGACCGTTGGCATGGGCGCTGAAACCGTTCGCACGATGTTGCAGGCACTTGATCTGCCGACATTGCGTGCCGAACTGCGTGAAGAGTCTCAGACCACCCGGTCGCAGACCAAGAAAAAGAAAATTACCAAGCGACTGAAGATCGTTGAGGCGTTCCTGCAATCAGGGAACAAGCCTGAATGGATGATTTTGGAAGTGATTCCCATCATTCCGCCAGAACTCCGTCCGTTGGTTCCTTTGGATGGTGGCCGTTTTGCCACATCCGACCTCAATGATTTGTACCGTCGTGTTATCAACAGGAACAATCGTCTGAAACGGCTGCTGGAGCTGGGTGCTCCTGAAATCATCATCCGGAACGAAAAACGGATGTTGCAGGAAGCTGTTGACGCATTGTTCGACAACGGTCGTCGTGGCCGTGCCATTACCGGCACCAATGGTCGCCCGCTGAAATCCTTGTCTGACATGATTAAGGGTAAGCAAGGCCGTTTCCGTCAGAACCTACTGGGTAAACGTGTTGATTATTCGGGCCGTTCCGTTATTGTTGTCGGTCCGAAGCTTAAACTGCACCAGTGCGGTCTGCCCAAGAAGATGGCACTCGAACTCTTCAAGCCGTTCATTTATTCCGAGCTTGAAAAGCGTGAGTTGGCTACCACCATCAAATCCGCCAAGAAGATGGTCGAACGCGAAGACCTGGTCGTCTGGGATATCCTGGAAGACGTGGTTCGCGAATATCCGATCATGCTCAACCGTGCGCCGACTCTGCATAGATTGGGTATTCAGGCGTTTGAGCCGCTGTTGGTCGAAGGAAAGGCCATCCGTCTGCATCCCCTCGTTTGTTCCGCGTACAACGCTGACTTCGATGGTGACCAGATGGCTGTTCACGTTCCGCTGTCCATGGAAGCGCAGATTGAGTGCCGCGTGCTGATGATGAGCACCAACAACATTCTGAGCCCGTCCAACGGAACGCCGATCATTAACCCGTCTCAGGACATCGTCCTCGGGTTGTACTATCTGACCACACCCCGTTCGTTTGAAAAGGGTGAGGGCATGATTTTCTCCAATTCGGAGGAAGTGATCTCGGCGTATGACTTCGGAGCGGTTGGTATCCATGCACGGATCACGGTTCGTATTAATGGTGAGCTGGTCGAAACGACGACCGGACGTATCATTGTATCCGAGCTGTTGCCTGACAAGGTGCCGTTCAAGTTGGTCAACTGCGTACTGAACAAGAAAAATATTGCTGCATTGGTGACCGGCGCATATCGCTTGGCCGGAACCAAGGCGACAGTCATTCTGTGTGACAGGATCAAGGATCTCGGGTACGAATTTGCGACCCGCGCTGGTGTGACCATTGGTGTGAAGGACCTCAAGATTCCTGATGCCAAGGCTGGAATGCTTTCGACCGCCAACGCTGAAGTTGACGAGATCGAAAATCAGTTCCAGGACGGTATTATCACCAGAACGGAAAAATATAACAAGGTTGTTGACGTCTGGACCAAGGTGACCAACGACATTTCCAATGAAATGATGCAGGAAATGTCGACTGATATTCTGACCGATCCCAAGACCGGGAAGACAGAGGTCAACTCCAGCTTCAACCCGATTTACATGATGGCGACATCCGGTGCTCGTGGTAACCAGGACCAGATGCGTCAGTTGGCTGGTATGCGTGGTTTGATGGCCAAGCCGTCTGGTGAGATCATCGAAAGCCCGATTACCGCTTCCTTCCGTGAAGGGTTGTCGGTCCTCCAGTACTTCATCTCCACTCACGGTGCTCGTAAAGGTTTGGCCGATACCGCACTGAAGACCGCGAACTCAGGATATCTGACTCGTCGTCTGGTGGATGTTGTGCAGGATGTGACCATTTCCGAAATTGATTGCGGGACTGTTGACGGTCTCGAAATCGGTCACTTCATGAAGGGCGGTGAAATCAAGCAGCGTCTGGCCGAACGTGTCGAAGGTCGTGTGACCATGTTTGACACTTTTGATGAGGATTCTGGCGAATTGCTGATTCCTGCCAACACGATTATTGATGAAGTTTATGCCAAAAAGCTTGATGAATCCGGTATCAATTCCATTGTGATTCGGTCCGGCCTGACATGTAAGGCCAAACATGGCATCTGCGCCATGTGCTATGGTCGTGATCTGGCTCGTGGGCATCTGGTCAACGTCGGTGAAACGGTCGGTATTATTGCCGCCCAGTCCATTGGTGAACCCGGAACCCAGTTGACCATGCGTACCTTCCATATTGGTGGTACTGCATCCAAGGAAATTGAATCGTCCAACATTGAATCCCAGCACAATGGACGCATCGTGACTTCCCGTATGCGGACCGTTGTCAACGCTGAAGGGCACAAGATGGTGCTCGGCAAGAGTTGTCAGGTGGGAATCGTTGACGAACAGGGACGTGAACGTGAGAAATACACGTTGCCGTCCGGTGCTCGTCTGTTGGTTGAAGAAGGGCAGGACGTCAAGAAGGGTGTCCCCTTGGCTGAATGGGATCCATATATGGAACCGTTCATTGTTGACGTTTCTGGTACCATCAAGTTCAAGGATATCGTTGAAGGAAAGACGGTGCAGGAAGACCGGACATCCAAGGCATCCTTTACGATCATGGAATACCGGACAACCAACTACCGTCCTTCGGTCGGTCTGTTGGGTGAAGACGGTGTCCCGGTCAAACGACCTGGTACTGAGATCGACGCCAACTTTGCCATGCCTGTCGGTGCTATTCTGATGGTCAAGGACGGCGATGCGGTGCAGGCGGGTGATGTTATCGCTCGTAAGCCTCGTGAGTCTTCCAAGACCAAGGATATCGTTGGTGGTCTTCCTCGCGTCGCAGAGCTGTTTGAGGTCCGCAAGCCCAAGGATATGGGTGTGGTTTCCTCCATTGACGGCATTGTCACCTTCGGTCCCGAGACCAAGGGTAAACGCAAGGTTGTCGTGACGCCTGAGACTGGCGATGTCCAGGAATTCCTTATTCCCAAGGGTAAACATATCACGGTTCAGGAAGCCGACTTTGTTGAAGCAGGTGACCTGCTGACTGAAGGCAACCCCGAACTGCATGATATCCTGCGAATCAAGGGTGAAAAATACCTGGCTCGGTACCTGGTTGAAGAAATTCAGGATGTGTATCGTTTCCAGGGTGTTAATATCAACGATAAGCATATTGAAATTATTGTGCGGCAAATGCTTAAAAAGGTCTCCATTATTGATCCGGGTTCAACTCCTTTCCTGATGGGAGAGCAGGTGGACAAACTGCGGTTCATGGAAGAGAATGCCAAGGCGGTCGCCAAGGGCGAGACGCCGGCTGTGGCCCAGACATTGGTCTTGGGTATCACGCAGGCTTCCTTGTCAACGGATTCCTTTATCTCCGCAGCTTCCTTCCAGGAAACGACCAAGGTTTTGACCGAGGCGTCCATGAAGGGTAAATGCGACCATTTGCGCGGCTTGAAAGAAAACGTCATTGTTGGTCGTCTGGTACCTGCTGGTACCGGCTTCCGTAAATATACCCAATCGCGGATTGCGGTTCCTGAACAAGAGGAACGCGCTGACAAATTCCTTGAGG
- the nusG gene encoding transcription termination/antitermination protein NusG translates to MDANMENASPRGRWYIVHTYSGFEQRVEQTVREMMRTGQDKGLIEEVVMPTEKIVEMVKGERKTSTRKFYPGYIMIKMILTDDSWHLIQSIPRVTGFVGGKNRPTPMRDSEAENILNMMESRQEKPRPKFNFERGDEVRVIDGPFSGFNGVVEEVNYDKGKLKVSVSIFGRQTPVELDFVQVDKG, encoded by the coding sequence ATGGATGCCAATATGGAAAACGCTTCTCCTCGTGGTCGCTGGTACATAGTTCATACCTATTCAGGGTTTGAACAGCGTGTCGAGCAGACTGTCCGAGAGATGATGCGAACCGGACAAGACAAGGGCCTCATCGAAGAGGTCGTCATGCCAACCGAAAAGATCGTCGAGATGGTCAAAGGTGAGCGCAAGACGTCAACCCGAAAGTTCTACCCGGGCTATATCATGATCAAGATGATCCTGACGGATGACTCTTGGCATCTTATTCAGTCCATTCCGCGTGTCACCGGGTTTGTTGGCGGCAAAAACCGTCCGACTCCTATGCGCGACAGTGAGGCGGAAAACATCCTCAACATGATGGAAAGCCGCCAGGAAAAACCCCGTCCCAAGTTCAATTTCGAGCGTGGAGACGAGGTACGGGTCATTGATGGTCCGTTCAGCGGTTTCAATGGTGTTGTGGAAGAAGTCAATTACGACAAGGGTAAGCTCAAAGTCTCCGTCTCTATTTTCGGGCGACAGACTCCTGTGGAGCTCGACTTCGTCCAAGTGGACAAGGGATAG
- the rpoB gene encoding DNA-directed RNA polymerase subunit beta translates to MGQLRKKFGKIVTTLPIPHLLELQVDSYKRFLQEDTPPSSRGDFGLEGVFRSVFPIEDFNKTASLDFVSYEIGEPKYDVDECIAKGVTYETPIRITVRLVVFDVDEETDNRTIRDIKEQDIYFGTLPLMTVKGTYVINGTERVIVNQLQRSPGIIFEHDSGKSHSSRKVLYSSRIIPMRGSWLDFDFDHKDILYVRIDRRRKMPVTILLKAMGLSRTDILDYFYDVESYSLLKTKVQRKVVEDQYRKEEAYSAIKIGDKVVVKKGSSITKGAWKKLVKNEVKTIDVDPMSLLGLFLARDIVDKNGEVLAEAAEEVTVELLEKLRDAKIKELNVLHTRGMDVSSALRDTLLLDKTTDLETAQIEIYRRLRPSSPPTPEIASNFFENLFRSSDYYDLSSVGRYKLNSRLNQEVDLSTRTLTNEDILLAVKELMRLRDTHGPADDIDHLGNRRVRPVGELVENQYRIGLVRMERAIKERMSLQEVATLMPHDLINPKPVAAVLKEFFGTSQLSQFMDQTNPLSEVTHKRRLSALGPGGLTRERAGFEVRDVHTSHYGRICPIETPEGPNIGLIVSLTTYAKVNDFGFIETPYRRVIDKKMTDDVSYMDASKEAKEVVAQASVPVDKNGVFTDSRVNARLAGDVLLTAAEDVTCMDISPSQTVSISAALIPFLEHDDANRALMGSNMMRQAVPLLQAEEPLVGTNMEGPVARDSGACVLAEEDGVIHFVDAERIIINYDKGYSPNTGGAKHYELQKWHKSNQSSCFGQTPRVQVGQRVKKGAVLADGPGIDHGELALGKNLLVAFMPWCGFNYEDSILISERMVKEDVFTSIHIEEFELVARDTKLGPEEVTRDISNVSEEMLRNLDECGIIRIGARIKPDDIMVGKITPKGETQLTPEEKLLRAIFGDKARDVKNTSLKVPPGISGTIVDVKVFNRRSSDKDDRTRAIEDAHLSAFDVKEMKHIASLTDATRDRIWAACEGGQIRRELVGAKKVKLGAVGEIIEREALDAVPVKRMLSIFDKDINDQIRLIVADYEQQVAFINHIYDVKREKVTEGDDLPPGVIKMVKVYVAVKRKLSVGDKMAGRHGNKGVVSNILPEEDMPFFEDGTPMDIVLNPLGVPSRMNIGQIMETHLGMAGRKLGQQVTQMMEESGNSIASMREDVKDILDTADMTELIDSMTDEEFVEAVKKLKNGIVAKTPVFDGANEEGIWGWLEKAGLASDGKFILYDGRTGDPFYNRVTVGIMYMLKLHHLVDEKIHARSTGPYSLVTQQPLGGKAQFGGQRLGEMEVWALEAYGAAYLLQEFLTVKSDDVQGRVKMYEKIVKGDNFLEAGLPESFNVLVKELMSLGLDVTLHYEDRKRPAGPAVSPKMKPLVD, encoded by the coding sequence ATGGGTCAACTGAGAAAAAAATTCGGCAAAATCGTTACCACGCTTCCCATTCCGCATCTGTTGGAACTTCAGGTGGACTCGTACAAACGTTTTCTCCAAGAGGATACGCCGCCGTCCAGCCGTGGAGATTTCGGTCTTGAAGGCGTGTTCCGTTCTGTGTTTCCCATTGAAGATTTCAACAAGACCGCTAGCCTTGATTTCGTCTCTTATGAAATCGGCGAACCAAAATACGACGTCGATGAGTGTATCGCTAAAGGCGTAACTTACGAAACACCCATCCGTATCACCGTCCGTCTCGTAGTTTTTGACGTTGACGAAGAGACTGACAACCGTACGATTCGCGATATCAAGGAACAAGACATTTACTTCGGAACGCTTCCGCTGATGACCGTGAAGGGAACGTATGTCATCAATGGCACTGAGCGTGTCATTGTCAACCAGCTTCAGCGTTCACCCGGTATCATTTTCGAACATGATTCCGGTAAGTCGCATTCGAGTCGTAAAGTTCTGTATTCCAGCCGCATCATTCCGATGCGTGGATCCTGGTTGGACTTCGATTTCGATCACAAGGATATCCTTTATGTCCGTATTGACCGCCGCAGGAAAATGCCCGTCACGATCCTGCTCAAGGCAATGGGACTTTCCCGTACCGATATCCTCGATTATTTCTACGATGTTGAATCCTATTCTTTGCTCAAGACCAAAGTTCAGCGCAAGGTTGTTGAAGACCAATATCGTAAGGAAGAAGCGTATTCCGCCATCAAGATTGGTGACAAGGTTGTTGTCAAGAAAGGCAGCAGCATCACCAAAGGTGCTTGGAAAAAGCTTGTTAAGAATGAGGTAAAAACTATTGATGTCGATCCGATGTCTCTGCTTGGCTTGTTCCTCGCACGAGATATCGTTGACAAAAATGGTGAAGTATTGGCCGAGGCCGCTGAAGAAGTGACCGTGGAATTGCTCGAAAAACTTCGTGACGCCAAGATCAAGGAATTGAACGTACTGCATACTCGCGGTATGGACGTTTCCTCTGCTTTGCGCGACACGCTGCTTTTGGACAAGACCACCGATCTTGAGACCGCGCAGATAGAAATTTATCGCCGCCTTCGTCCGAGTTCGCCTCCCACGCCGGAAATTGCCTCAAACTTCTTTGAGAATTTGTTCCGATCTTCCGATTATTACGATCTGTCGAGCGTGGGTCGCTACAAATTGAATTCTCGCCTGAACCAGGAAGTCGATCTGTCGACTCGTACCCTGACCAACGAAGATATTCTTCTGGCGGTCAAGGAATTGATGCGACTGAGAGACACCCATGGTCCGGCTGATGATATTGATCACTTGGGTAACCGTCGTGTGCGCCCTGTGGGCGAACTGGTGGAAAACCAGTACCGCATCGGCCTTGTCCGCATGGAACGCGCCATTAAAGAGCGTATGTCCTTGCAGGAAGTGGCCACTTTGATGCCGCATGACTTGATTAACCCGAAGCCTGTTGCTGCTGTGCTGAAAGAGTTTTTCGGAACTTCGCAGCTCAGTCAGTTCATGGATCAGACCAACCCGCTTTCCGAAGTGACGCACAAACGCCGTTTGTCCGCTCTTGGACCCGGTGGTTTGACTCGTGAACGTGCCGGTTTTGAAGTGCGCGATGTGCACACTTCGCACTATGGTCGTATTTGTCCGATTGAAACGCCTGAAGGACCAAATATTGGTCTGATCGTTTCCTTGACGACATACGCCAAGGTCAACGACTTCGGCTTTATTGAGACCCCGTATCGTCGGGTTATTGATAAGAAAATGACCGATGACGTCTCCTACATGGATGCGTCCAAGGAAGCCAAGGAAGTCGTGGCCCAGGCCAGCGTTCCGGTGGACAAGAATGGCGTCTTCACTGATTCGCGTGTGAATGCGCGTTTGGCCGGTGACGTCTTGCTGACTGCGGCTGAAGATGTGACCTGCATGGACATCAGTCCAAGCCAGACCGTGTCCATTTCAGCAGCCTTGATTCCGTTCCTGGAACACGATGATGCGAACCGTGCGCTCATGGGTTCTAACATGATGCGTCAGGCCGTGCCGTTGTTGCAGGCGGAAGAGCCGTTGGTCGGAACCAACATGGAAGGCCCGGTCGCTCGCGATTCTGGTGCCTGTGTGTTGGCCGAAGAAGACGGTGTTATCCATTTTGTTGATGCTGAACGTATCATTATCAATTATGATAAAGGCTATTCACCGAATACCGGTGGTGCCAAGCATTACGAATTGCAGAAATGGCACAAATCCAACCAAAGTTCCTGCTTTGGCCAGACCCCCCGTGTTCAGGTGGGGCAACGGGTCAAGAAGGGCGCAGTGTTGGCTGATGGTCCTGGTATCGATCATGGTGAACTCGCTTTGGGTAAGAACCTGCTTGTCGCGTTCATGCCTTGGTGCGGATTCAACTATGAAGACTCCATTCTCATTTCCGAGCGTATGGTCAAGGAAGACGTGTTCACTTCCATTCATATTGAGGAATTTGAACTCGTTGCCCGTGATACCAAGCTTGGACCCGAAGAAGTGACCCGCGATATATCCAACGTCTCTGAAGAAATGCTTCGGAACCTGGACGAATGCGGTATCATTCGCATTGGTGCTCGCATCAAACCGGACGATATCATGGTCGGTAAGATCACTCCCAAGGGTGAAACGCAGCTGACTCCCGAAGAAAAGTTGCTTCGTGCCATCTTTGGTGACAAGGCGCGGGATGTGAAAAACACGTCCCTCAAGGTTCCACCGGGAATCTCTGGTACTATTGTCGATGTGAAAGTGTTCAACCGCCGTTCCAGCGACAAGGACGACCGCACGAGAGCGATCGAGGACGCCCACCTTTCCGCTTTTGACGTCAAGGAAATGAAGCATATCGCTTCGTTGACTGATGCCACGAGAGACAGAATTTGGGCCGCATGTGAAGGCGGTCAGATTCGTCGGGAACTGGTTGGTGCCAAGAAAGTGAAACTCGGTGCTGTCGGTGAAATTATTGAACGTGAAGCCCTTGATGCCGTTCCGGTCAAGAGGATGCTCAGCATCTTTGATAAAGACATCAACGATCAGATCAGATTGATTGTTGCGGATTACGAGCAGCAGGTCGCTTTTATTAATCATATATATGATGTCAAGCGCGAGAAAGTCACCGAAGGTGACGATCTGCCTCCGGGCGTCATCAAGATGGTCAAGGTCTACGTCGCCGTGAAGCGTAAGCTGAGCGTGGGTGATAAGATGGCTGGCCGTCACGGTAACAAGGGTGTTGTTTCCAATATCCTCCCCGAGGAAGATATGCCGTTCTTCGAAGATGGAACTCCCATGGATATCGTTTTGAATCCGCTGGGTGTACCTTCTCGTATGAACATCGGGCAGATCATGGAAACCCACTTGGGTATGGCCGGTCGCAAGCTCGGTCAGCAGGTCACGCAAATGATGGAAGAAAGCGGCAATTCGATTGCTTCCATGCGTGAGGACGTCAAAGACATCCTTGATACAGCCGATATGACTGAACTCATCGACAGTATGACTGATGAAGAGTTCGTCGAAGCCGTGAAAAAATTGAAAAATGGTATTGTTGCCAAAACACCCGTGTTTGATGGTGCCAACGAAGAAGGCATCTGGGGTTGGCTGGAAAAAGCCGGACTCGCTTCGGACGGTAAATTCATTCTATATGATGGCCGGACTGGTGATCCCTTCTACAACCGGGTCACTGTTGGCATTATGTATATGTTGAAATTGCATCACCTGGTTGATGAGAAAATTCACGCCCGTTCCACGGGACCGTATTCTCTCGTCACGCAGCAGCCGTTGGGCGGTAAAGCCCAGTTCGGTGGCCAGCGTCTGGGTGAGATGGAAGTCTGGGCCCTTGAGGCCTATGGAGCCGCCTATCTGTTGCAGGAGTTCCTCACCGTCAAGTCTGACGATGTGCAGGGCCGTGTGAAGATGTACGAGAAAATCGTTAAGGGCGACAATTTCCTGGAAGCCGGCTTGCCGGAATCCTTCAACGTTTTGGTCAAGGAACTCATGTCGCTGGGTCTTGATGTGACACTGCATTATGAGGACCGCAAGCGTCCGGCTGGTCCCGCTGTTTCTCCAAAGATGAAACCGCTGGTTGACTAA
- the rplA gene encoding 50S ribosomal protein L1, producing the protein MPKHGKKYRNAIGERDTAARVGVEEGVKVTVENAFAKFDETVDVAINLGVDPKYSDQMIRGAVSLPNGLGKDVRVAVFCKGDKENEAKEAGADFYGSDELVEKIKGGWLGFDKAVATPDMMAVVGKIGRVLGPRGLMPNAKTGTVTMDVTKAVTELKAGKVEFKVDKAGVLHAPIGKVSFGTEKLLENLRVLLDLIVRMKPSSSKGAYMKAIAMSSTMGPSVKIDPLTVRKFLDV; encoded by the coding sequence ATGCCTAAGCATGGAAAAAAATACCGTAACGCCATCGGTGAACGTGACACCGCTGCGCGAGTCGGTGTCGAGGAAGGCGTCAAAGTCACCGTCGAAAATGCATTTGCAAAATTCGATGAGACTGTTGATGTCGCTATCAACCTCGGCGTGGATCCCAAATACTCCGATCAGATGATTCGTGGTGCAGTCAGCCTGCCCAACGGACTCGGCAAAGACGTTCGCGTCGCCGTCTTCTGTAAGGGTGACAAAGAAAACGAGGCCAAGGAAGCCGGTGCCGATTTCTACGGTTCCGACGAGTTGGTCGAAAAGATCAAGGGCGGTTGGCTTGGTTTCGACAAAGCTGTTGCCACCCCTGATATGATGGCCGTTGTTGGTAAAATTGGTCGTGTGCTCGGTCCCCGTGGATTGATGCCTAACGCCAAGACCGGCACCGTCACCATGGATGTCACCAAGGCTGTCACCGAACTCAAGGCCGGTAAGGTCGAGTTTAAAGTCGATAAGGCCGGCGTTCTGCACGCTCCCATCGGCAAGGTCTCTTTTGGTACCGAGAAACTTCTCGAGAACCTTCGGGTTCTGTTGGATCTCATCGTTCGCATGAAACCTTCCTCTTCAAAGGGAGCGTACATGAAGGCGATCGCCATGTCCTCCACCATGGGACCGAGTGTTAAGATAGACCCCCTGACTGTCCGGAAATTTCTGGACGTCTAG